The proteins below are encoded in one region of Rana temporaria chromosome 2, aRanTem1.1, whole genome shotgun sequence:
- the LOC120928597 gene encoding oligodendrocyte transcription factor 3-like → MDSDCQSNRSSSPELERSQSLNFKSGPMFQKLCVGQRMPTRGKFKSSRKENQENLHELRMKVNGRERQRMHDLNQAMDGLREVMPYSYGPSVRKLSKISTLVLARNHILMLSNSVEEMRKLLSEAYGVHRLPGCTSSLRRPHIALQPQGMSAQPLSNVGGFMGLMTPEIHHTPKAAPQHFSGPLCPCVTCLPFSHQLARTAPTLPFSRTNK, encoded by the coding sequence ATGGATTCAGACTGTCAGTCTAACAGGTCCTCCTCACCGGAACTGGAGAGAAGCCAAAGCCTCAATTtcaaatctgggccaatgttccaAAAACTGTGTGTGGGTCAGCGCATGCCCACCAGAGGAAAATTTAAATCCAGTAGGAAAGAGAATCAGGAGAACCTGCATGAACTACGTATGAAGGTGAACGGTCGTGAACGACAAAGAATGCATGACTTGAACCAAGCCATGGATGGTCTACGAGAAGTCATGCCATACTCTTATGGACCCTCTGTACGTAAGCTCTCAAAGATTTCAACGTTGGTGCTGGCACGTAACCACATTCTTATGCTATCCAACTCTGTTGAGGAAATGAGAAAGTTGCTTAGTGAAGCCTATGGAGTTCACCGTCTGCCTGGTTGTACAAGCTCTTTGCGTCGGCCACATATTGCACTGCAACCCCAAGGTATGAGCGCACAGCCACTTTCAAATGTCGGTGGTTTCATGGGACTAATGACACCAGAAATCCATCACACCCCTAAAGCTGCTCCTCAGCATTTTTCAGGACCTCTCTGCCCTTGTGTCACATGCCTGCCCTTCTCACATCAACTAGCAAGGACTGCTCCTACTTTACCATTCTCAAGAACCAACAAATAG